In Lycium ferocissimum isolate CSIRO_LF1 chromosome 11, AGI_CSIRO_Lferr_CH_V1, whole genome shotgun sequence, a single genomic region encodes these proteins:
- the LOC132038443 gene encoding uncharacterized protein LOC132038443 gives MRDELRELARKYEEEQNKRLKEERRRIVLESDFKELKAQVCNLIKLPRSPPPRPDHDDGEDAEDEEDQEHGDDKDQENREYGETEMECYVCQKESESVNIFFCIALLQQISVSIDRLLKYKNIAGKSRFFSSVSKWSRNSIGDVFENVKKFETEVSDAETAYLNSDADADRMLLNKTKAEYIKWLKMEDSILRQKARIKWAEEGDSNTKYFHSTIKARRRRAQIYKIKDRNDHWVEGNANISKVAIDHFSEIFTGNPRDMNLDFIRGCDNLGDPLFPALFIIAAETLSRSLNHLNQNDKFINFSMHKKRPQINHLSYADDLVLFTSADKFSIKLIMNLLRLYQNASGQEINNDKTFFITHSKTNRIYNRRIRRWTGYKQSSFPFTYLGCPIYSGRKRISYFSDISKKVLNKIAGWQGRFLSPGGKATIIKHVLQSQALHIFAALMPPVTSLYEIEMQFANFFWGEKDGKNSYHWSSWDNMSYPTKEGGLGFRSLLDICHTFAAKRWWRLRTEPSLWAQFIRAKYCQRSNLNSKIIAPKDLPAWKDLLHIRDKIEANIN, from the exons ATGCGAGACGAGCTTCGGGAACTTGCTAGGAAATATGAGGAGGAACAGAATAAAAGGTTGAAAGAGGAGCGACGTAGGATAGTGCTTGAGTCAGACTTCAAAGAACTCAAGGCCCAAGTGTGTAACCTCATCAAGTTGCCCCGTTCTCCACCCCCGAGGCCCGATCATGATGATGGAGAGGATGCAGAGGATGAGGAGGATCAGGAGCATGGAGATGATAAGGATCAGGAGAATAGAGAGTATGGAGAGACTGAAATGGA ATGCTATGTGTGCCAAAAAGAGTCAGAGTCAGTTAACATCTTTTTTTGCATTGCCCTGTTGCAACAGATCTCTG TTTCTATTGATCGGCTATTGAAATATAAGAATATAGCAG gtaaatcaagattttttagtagtgttagTAAGTGGTCCAGAAACAGTATTGGTGATGTGTTTGAAAATGTCAAGAAATTTGAGACGGAAGTTTCAGATGCAGAAACCGCTTATTTAAACTCTGATGCTGATGCTGATAGAATGCTGCTTAATAAGACTAAAGCTGAATACATCAAATGGTTGAAAATGGAAGACTCTATTTTAAGGCAAAAAGCTAGAATCAAATGGGCAGAAGAAGGGGATTCCAATACGAAGTACTTTCATAGTACTATCAAGGCAAGGAGAAGAAGAGCCCAAATTTATAAGATTAAAGATCGAAATGATCATTGGGTAGAAGGTAACGCAAATATCTCCAAAGTTGCAATTGATCATTTCAGTGAAATTTTCACTGGGAACCCAAGGGATATGAACTTGGACTTTATTAGAGGATGTGATAATTTG GGAGACCCCCTATTTCCTGCTCTTTTTATTATTGCTGCTGAAACTCTATCAAGATCCTTGAATCATCTTAATCAAAATGATAAGTTCATTAATTTTTCCATGCATAAAAAAAGGCCCCAAATTAATCACCTAAGCTATGCTGATGACCTTGTCCTTTTCACTTCTGCTGATAAATTTTCTATTAAGCTCATTATGAATCTGCTAAGGTTGTATCAAAATGCTTCTGGTCAGGAGATTAACAATGATAAGACCTTCTTTATCACCCATAGTAAGACTAACAGGATTTATAACAGGAGGATAAGAAGGTGGACTGGTTACAAACAATCTTCTTTCCCCTTCACTTATTTAGGTTGTCCTATATACAGTGGTAGGAAGAGAATCTCTTATTTTTCTGATATTTCCAAAAAGGTTCTTAATAAGATTGCAGGTTGGCAAGGAAGATTCTTATCCCCTGGAGGTAAGGCCACCATTATTAAGCATGTTCTACAATCACAAGCCTTACATATATTTGCTGCTTTAATGCCACCTGTTACATCACTCTATGAGATTGAAATGCAGTTTGCTAATTTCTTTTGGGGTGAGAAAGACGGGAAAAATAGTTATCATTGGTCCTCTTGGGATAACATGAGTTATCCCACCAAAGAAGGGGGCCTAGGTTTTAGGAGCTTACTTGACATCTGTCATACTTTTGCTGCTAAAAGATGGTGGAGATTGAGAACAGAACCTTCTTTGTGGGCACAATTTATTAGAGCAAAGTATTGCCAGAGAAGCAATCTCAACTCTAAGATAATTGCTCCAAAGGACTTGCCTGCCTGGAAAGACTTACTTCATATCAGAGACAAAATTGAGGCTAACATCAATTAG